From bacterium, a single genomic window includes:
- a CDS encoding NAD(P)-dependent alcohol dehydrogenase, giving the protein MKAIVLREKYSIDGLVLADHPDPQMGPGKVMVRIEACSLNYRDLLIVRGYGRWRKPLPLVPLSDAAGVVVEIAQGVSRVAVGDRIAATFVPTWLEGDLTEENDGPAIGEMLVQYRVLPEEVLVRVPGHLSDVEAATLPCAAVTAWNALNGEGGPKTGDTVVVLGSGGVSLFALQFALLMGAHVIAISPSEAKHERLRALGAQHVIDPKLTASWSEVVRELTAGRGADYVVDVVGKLADSVRAVRLGGTIGVIGMLDGFLTQINPAAIMEKNARLRGLQVGSREMFDTMNRALSLQRIHPVIDHVYSLADARDAYRRLEDRDHFGKICIRLWDNVRKADSASAGS; this is encoded by the coding sequence TTGAAAGCAATTGTGTTGCGCGAAAAATATTCTATCGACGGTCTTGTTTTAGCTGACCATCCCGACCCTCAAATGGGTCCGGGTAAGGTAATGGTTCGAATCGAGGCCTGCTCACTTAATTACAGGGATTTGTTGATCGTTCGGGGATATGGCCGATGGAGAAAGCCGTTACCGTTGGTGCCGCTCTCAGACGCTGCCGGAGTGGTAGTGGAAATTGCCCAGGGTGTATCGCGAGTTGCGGTTGGGGACCGAATCGCAGCCACTTTTGTTCCGACCTGGCTGGAGGGAGATCTCACAGAAGAGAATGATGGGCCCGCGATCGGTGAGATGTTGGTCCAGTATCGTGTCCTCCCAGAAGAAGTTTTGGTTCGCGTTCCCGGACACTTGAGTGACGTGGAAGCCGCTACCCTGCCCTGTGCGGCAGTAACAGCATGGAACGCTTTGAATGGCGAAGGGGGACCAAAGACTGGTGACACGGTTGTGGTGCTGGGTTCCGGCGGTGTCTCCTTATTCGCGTTGCAATTCGCCCTGCTGATGGGAGCGCATGTGATCGCGATCTCGCCAAGCGAAGCTAAGCATGAACGTCTTCGAGCGCTTGGAGCTCAGCATGTCATTGATCCTAAACTCACGGCTAGCTGGTCTGAGGTCGTGCGCGAACTGACCGCAGGGCGTGGCGCAGATTATGTTGTCGACGTTGTCGGCAAACTCGCGGATTCGGTTCGCGCCGTTCGTTTAGGTGGCACCATCGGCGTCATCGGAATGCTCGACGGTTTTTTAACTCAAATCAACCCGGCGGCGATCATGGAAAAGAACGCACGCCTCCGAGGCTTACAGGTCGGCTCACGCGAAATGTTCGATACGATGAATCGTGCTCTATCTCTCCAACGCATTCACCCTGTGATCGATCACGTTTACAGCCTGGCGGACGCTCGGGACGCTTACAGGCGTCTTGAAGACCGTGATCATTTCGGGAAAATCTGCATTCGCCTCTGGGACAATGTTCGGAAGGCCGATTCTGCTTCAGCCGGTTCCTGA